A genomic segment from Candidatus Methylarchaceae archaeon HK02M2 encodes:
- a CDS encoding 30S ribosomal protein S30e: protein MPTHGSLTKAGKVRSATPKLEARKKIAPIPKSGNRKKFIKRFFLERRPGQNWLS, encoded by the coding sequence ATGCCTACTCACGGATCACTGACAAAGGCAGGTAAAGTTAGGAGTGCGACTCCGAAGTTAGAGGCCAGAAAAAAAATTGCTCCTATACCAAAAAGTGGGAATAGAAAGAAATTTATAAAAAGATTCTTTTTGGAAAGAAGACCAGGGCAGAACTGGTTAAGTTAA
- a CDS encoding dihydroorotate dehydrogenase electron transfer subunit yields the protein MPIASNKPRIVQVLDIKEESETVRSLIFRDDLCSKAKPGQFVMVWIPGVDEIPMSISMMGDQSLAGFTVRKVGEASKALFDMKVKNILGIRGPYGMPFTPIFGDVMIVGAGTGLAPLLPLAEILTQKFASINIIIGGKTLSEFVLVDRARKTLLKNNSEIIITSEDGSYGIKGLATDVMESILKKKYIDIIYTCGPELMIKKVFEIAQKFSVPIQASLERIMKCGIGICGSCCIGRYRVCKDGPIFDSKKLEEIIDELGLFRRDHSGMVTMIE from the coding sequence TTGCCCATAGCTTCTAATAAACCTAGGATTGTGCAAGTATTAGATATAAAAGAAGAGTCTGAGACTGTACGATCCCTAATATTTAGGGATGATTTATGCTCCAAGGCGAAGCCTGGTCAATTCGTTATGGTATGGATACCAGGGGTGGATGAAATCCCCATGAGTATCTCTATGATGGGAGATCAAAGTTTAGCTGGTTTTACTGTAAGGAAGGTAGGAGAAGCCTCCAAAGCTCTATTTGATATGAAAGTTAAGAACATTCTGGGTATAAGAGGACCTTATGGGATGCCTTTTACACCTATTTTTGGAGATGTGATGATCGTAGGTGCTGGGACGGGACTTGCTCCTTTACTGCCACTCGCTGAAATTCTAACGCAAAAATTTGCTTCAATCAACATAATAATTGGAGGTAAGACTTTATCCGAGTTTGTTCTTGTAGATAGAGCGAGGAAAACCCTTCTCAAGAATAATAGTGAGATTATAATAACTTCTGAGGATGGGAGTTATGGGATCAAAGGCTTGGCAACCGATGTAATGGAGTCAATTTTAAAGAAAAAGTACATAGACATAATCTATACGTGTGGTCCAGAATTGATGATAAAGAAGGTCTTTGAGATTGCCCAAAAATTTAGTGTACCAATTCAAGCTAGCCTCGAAAGGATAATGAAGTGTGGTATTGGTATTTGTGGCAGTTGTTGTATTGGTAGATATCGCGTATGTAAAGATGGCCCGATATTTGATTCTAAAAAACTCGAAGAAATTATTGATGAATTGGGTTTATTCAGAAGGGATCATTCTGGAATGGTTACCATGATAGAGTAA